The genomic region TCGCCGCGCTCGATGGCTTCGTACAGGTCGCGCTGATGGCTTTCACGGTCGTCGGCGATGATTTTGGCGGCTTCTTCGTTGGTCAGGTTTTTAATGCCTTGTTGGGTGCGGAAATGGAATTTCACCCAAAAACGCTCGCCTGCTTCGTTCCAGAAGCTGTAGGTATGCGAACCGAAGCCGTGCATATGGCGGTAGCCGGCGGGGATGCCGCGGTCGCTCATCACGATGGTAACTTGGTGCAGTGCTTCGGGCAGCAGCGTCCAGAAGTCCCAGTTGTTTGTGGCAGAGCGCATATTGGTGCGCGGGTCGCGTTTGACGGCTTTGTTCAGGTCGGGGAACTTACGCGGGTCGCGCAGGAAGAACACGGGCGTGTTGTTGCCGACCACATCCCAGTTGCCTTCTTCGGTATAGAACTTCAACGCAAAACCGCGGATGTCGCGTTCTGCATCGGCTGCGCCGCGTTCGCCTGCCACGGTGGTGAAACGGGCGAACATCTCGGTTTTTTTGCCGACTTCGCTGAAGATTTTGGCGCGGGTGTATTTGGTGATGTCGTGCGTTACGGTAAACGTACCGAACGCGCCCGAACCTTTGGCGTGCATACGGCGTTCGGGGATGACTTCGCGCACGAAGTCGGCGAGTTTTTCATTCAGCCACAAATCCTGCGCCAGCAGAGGGCCGCGAGGACCGGCGGTCAGGCTGTTTTGATTGTCGGCAACAGGCGCGCCGTTGTTCATGGTCAGATGGGTTACAGGGCATTTGGAGGTAGTCATCGCTCTTGTTCCTTTTCTCAGGTTGGTCAAATGGGGGTAAACGGCTTACAGTACGATTTGGCGGAAAGCGTATTCGTAACCGGTTTCTTGATTGCAATAAATTTCTTGAATCGACATTTTATTTCCCTTTTGTAAAAACTATGGATGCGACTATACGCCAAGATTTTCGCTATTAAAACTATGAAATCGATTTAATATTATTATAAGCAATCGGTTCTTGATTTTCGTTTGTTTTTTGTTATCGAACGGAATCCGAACCCGCCCATTAAAACCATTTATAATGCAATGACGCTTTGCGGCATTTTTTGCGCCGACAGGCTGAAAATAACAATTTCCCCCACATTATCATGACCTTACTCGGAATAAAGCTCAAACAGACCCAGCAGCTCAACCAGCGGCTGCAACAATCTTTGCGCGTATTGCAGATGTCGGGTATCGAACTTGAACGCGAGGTCGAAAACTGGCTGTCGGACAACCCCCTGCTCGAACGCAAAGACACGGATGAATTTTCCGATGCCGAGTTCAGCCATTACACTGCGCCTGCCCGTCAAATCGGCGGAGACGAAGGCGAAGATATGCTGTCCAACATCGCCGGCGAGCAGGATTTCAAGCAATACCTGCACGCGCAAGTATGCGAACACCCGCTTTCCGACCAAGAATCCGCCTGTGTCCACATCCTCATCGATTTCCTTGACGAGCAAGGTTATCTGACCGACAGCATCGAAGACATCCTCGACCATACGCCCTTGGAGTGGATGTTGGATGAAGCAATGCTGAAACAAGCCCTGACCGCATTGAAAAAATTCGACCCGGCAGGCGTGGCCGCCGCCGATTTGAACGAATCGCTGATACTGCAGATAGAAAGATCGGGCGAATGTGCTGCCAAACCCTCCGCCCTGCATATCGTCCGAAACGCCCTCGACAGCATTGACGGCAACCGCAGCCAAACCCTCGCGCGAATAAAAAAACGCCTGCCCCAAACCGACAGCGGCACACTCGAAGCCGCACTCGACCTCATTGCTTCGCTCAATCCCTTTCCCGCCGTCGGTTTTGCCTCGTCCACACCCACGCCGTATTCTGACGAGGCGCTCGCCAACCTGCTGGCTTTCCGCGGCATGGAGGTTTCTCGCCGCACCATTGCCAAATACAGAGAATCCTTTGAGATTCCGGCAGCACACAAACGCAAAACCGCAGAATAATTGCCGAATAATCTTATAAAGACAACAAACCAAAAGCCGGCATTTCTGCGAAAGCGGGAATGCCGAATCCGTCCGCGCGGAAACCTGCATCCCGTCATTCCCGCGAAAGAGGGAATCTAGAAACGCAAAGCTGCAAGAATTTATCGGAAATGACCGAAACTCAACGAACCTGGATTCCCGCTTTCGCGGGAATGACGGGGGTTTGGCGGGAATGCCGAGGGTTTGGGATTTCTGTTTTTGAATTTCTGTTTTTGTGAGAATGGCAAGATTTTCGGTTCTTGTATGGATAACGAGATTTTAGATGGCGGGAATTTGTCGGGAAAACAGCAATCTGAGACCTTTGCAAAAATAGTCTGTTAACGAAATTTGACGCATAAAAATGCGCCAAAAAATTTTCAATTGCCTAAAACCTTCCTAATATTGAGCAAAAAGTAGGAAAAATCAGAAAAGTTTTGCATTTTGAAAATGAGATTGAGCATAAAATTTTAGTAACCTATGTTATTGCAAAGGTCTCAATCTTTACCGTCATTCCCACGAAAGTGGGAATCTAGAAACGCAAAGTTGCAAGAATTTATCGGAAATGACCGAAACTCAACGAACCTGGATTCCCGCTTTCGCGAGAATGACGAGGGTTTGGCGGGAATGCCGAGGGTTTGGGATTTCTGTTTTTGAATTTCTGTTTTTGTGAGAATGGCAAGATTTTCGGTTCTTGTATGGATAACGAGATTTTAGATGGCGGGAATTTGTCAGGAAAACAGCAACCCTCCGCCGTCATTCCCACGAAAGTGGGAATCTAGAAACTCAAAGTTGCAAGAATTTATCGGAAATGACCGAAACTCAACGAACCTGGATTCCCGCTTTCGCGGGAATGACGAGGGTTTGGGATTTCTGTTTTTGAATTTCTGTTTTTGTGAGAATGGCAAGATTTTCGGTTCTTGTATGGATAACGAGATTTTAGATGGCGGGAATTTGTCAGGAAAACAGCAACCCTCCGCCGTCATTCCCACGAAAGTGGGAATCTAGAAACGCAAAGTTGCAAGAATTTATCGGAAATGACCGAAACTAAACGAACCTGAATTCCCGCTTTCGAGGGAATGACGGGGGTGTGGCGGGAATGACGGGGGTTTATCAGAAATGACCGAAACTCAAAAGCGGGCAGCCTTGTTTACGCCTTCAAAATATCGAGTAATTTCAAATCGACTTTTTCGGCATCGAATTTATCTTTGGCAATCGCATAACTTGCATTCCCCATCAGGCGGATGGCTTCCCTGTTTTCGATAAAATAAATCATTTTTTCGGCCAAGATGCGGGGATTCCAAGGTTCGATCAGGAAGCCGTTGACCTTGTCGGCGACCGTTTCCCTGCATCCGGGGACATCCGTCGTAATCACTGCCCTGCCGACGGCCATTGCCTCCTGAGTGCTTCGGGGAACGCCTTCCCTATAATAAGACGGCAATACGAATATATGATGTTCTTTTATCACTTCGGAAACATTGTTCACAAAACCGGGGAAACGGATAATATCGCGGGCGGCAAGCCGTTCCAAATCGCCCCCCCCGCGTGATTTGTCGATTGCGCCCAAAGCGGTAAAAACCGTATCGGGGTATTTGTCCTTAACCTGTTCCGCCGCCCGAATAAAATCATCAATCCCCTTTTCTTTCAGAAATCTGCCGATAAAGAGGAATTTTACGGGTTCTTTTTCATCGGGAATATCCGCCTCGGAATAAGGATATTGCCGCAAATCCAGACCGATTCCGCCCAAAATATGGATGTTTTTTATTTTGATGCCGTATTTGTCCGTCAGTTCGTCTTTGTCGTCGGGGTTTAATACAATCAGGCTTTCCAACATCGGCAGGGCAATGCGGTACAAGGTGATTAAAATCCCCTTTATGATTTTTGTTTTTAACGGTATGCCTTCCGGCTGCGGGGTAAATGCGAATCCCAAACCTTCCAGCATCCCGACGATTCTGGGCACGCCTGCCAATTTTGCAGCAAAAGTGCCGAAAATCACGGGTTTTGCGAAATAAGGGAAAACCAAATCCGGCGATATTTTTTTGAGTTCTTTAAAGATGAGGAAGGTGGATTTTATATCGGAAAACGGGTTCAGCCCGCTGCGGTTTGAACGGTAGGTAACGGGTGTTACCCCCATTTCCCTGATAATGTCCAATTCGTTGTCGGAAAACTCCGATACAAAGGCATACACCTGATGGTTTTTGCCGATTAATTTTTTAATGACGGGGGCGCGGAAACCGTAAATGCTGGATGCGACTGTTGTGATAAAAACGATTTTCATAAGGCGGACACCTTGAATTATAGGATTGGAAATGCGGTCTGCATTGATGAAATGCCGGATACGGGGCGCGGCGGGCAAACCTTTGCCAAGCGCACCGCATCCGACGCTTCGCCCGCCCGGGCAGGGGCGGCTTCAGACGGCATTTTATCCTGAAATCCGCTGCATAACGCCCGGCGATATACAGTATCGCGTTTTGTGATGATTTTACACCCAAAGGGAAAACGGACTTATTTGAATGGCGGTTTAATCGCGGCGGTTGTTTGCGGTTTGATAAGGCTGATTTGCGTGTCGTGCAGTCCGGAAACGGGCGGGGTGTTTGGAAAATGCCGTCTGAGGGTTTTCAGACGGCATTCTTTCATGCGGCGGTTCGGGGTTCGCGGATGGGGAGGTTGAGGAGGGCGGCGGTTCCCGCCAGCAGTGCGTCGGCGTACCACATCCAGCCGTAGTCGCCGAATTGTGTAATCACGATGCCGCCGATGTACGAGCCGAGGAATCCGCCGATTTGGTGGCTGAGCATCGTCAGTCCGAACAGGGTGGCGAGGTAGCGTGTGCCGAAGAGTTTGCCGGTAATGGAGGCGGTCGGCGTGACGGTGGCGAGCCAGGTAAATCCGAGTGCGGCGGCGAAAATGTAGAAGTTGAGGTCGGTCTTGGGCGAAAAAATGTAGATGAGTATCATCGCGGCGCGCGAGGCGTACAGTCCGAACAGGACGTATTTGCCCCGAACGCGGCTTGTGCACCAGCCGGAAAAAATGCAGCCGGCGATGTTTGCCAGTCCGATGATGGCGATGGATGTCGAGGCGACGGTGGCGGGCAGTCCGCACAGGGCGACTTCCGTGGGTAGGTGGGTTACGAGAAAGGCGATGTGGAAGCCGCAGGCAAAAAAGCTTAGGTGCAGCAGGATGTAGCTTGGGGTTTTGAAGGCGGTTTTGACTGCTTCTCCGAGGCTTTGTCCGTGTGTGGCTTGGGCGTGTTGGGTGTGGGCGGCGTTGTTGCCGCCGGCAAGCCACCATGAGACGGGCAGAGTCAGCAGGGCGATTGCGCCCCAAACGTAAAATGTGCCCGTCCAGCCGACTTCGGGCAGGACGACGAGTCCTTGAACCAGCGGTGCGAACAGGAATTGTCCTGCCGAACCGCCGGCGTTGACCAGTCCGGATGCCAAGCCGCGTTTGTGTGCGGGGACTTGGGCGGCGACCTGCCCCATAATGATGGAGAAACCGCCGGAACCGGTGCCGAATGCGAGCAGCAGCCCGACGGCAATCATCAGCCCCCAATAAGTCGGGATGTTGGGGGCAATCAGGCAGGCGCAGACGAGCAGGACGGCGCCGCCGCTTAATACCCTGAACGCGCCGAAACGGTCGGCAAGCGCGCCGGACAATGGTTGCGATACACCCCACATCAGTTGGAAAACGGCGATGATGAGGCTGAATTGGGCAATGCTCAATTCGGTGGTGTTGACGACGGGTTGGACGAACAGTCCGAGCGTCATCCTCATGCCGATGGTAATCAGCAGGATGAATGCGGCGGCGGTAATGGTCAGCCAAAATTTGGGTGTTTTCGATGCGGTGTGCGTCATAATGTGTATTTTGAGTCGGTTAAGTTTGCGGATTTTATAGTGGATTAACAAAAACCAGTACGGCGTTGCCTCGCCTTAGCTCAAAGAGAACGATTCTCTAAGGTGCTGAAGCACCAAGTGAATCGGTTCCGTACTATTTGTACTGTCTGCGGCTTCGTCGCCTTGTCCTGATTTTTGTTAATCCACTATAACAAACCGGATGATTCGGGCTAAATAATTCCTGATTCTTTGGATATAGCCAACGGTATGCCTGCCGATGCCGTCAGAAAGGGCTTGATGGGCGTTTGCGGTTCGGGTTAATATTTGTGCTGTATCTGTTAATTCCGGTTAGTAAAATGGGGGCGGGGACGATGAGTGGCCGTCGACCGGTTTTGCACGGGCGGTAATAATGTCCGGCGCAAGGTGCGCCGTTTCGGGAGGGGTGTGTGATGGGTTTTCTGATTGGTTTGAGCCGCAACCTGACGCGGTTTACGGCTTTGGTCATTTTGCTTGCGTCGGCGGTTGCGTTTATCGGACCGACTTCGTTTGCGTGGGTTAAGGGCGATGTTCAGGTCTTGGTGCTGGGCATCATTATGCTGGGTATGGGGATGACTTTGGGCAGGGAGGACTACCGG from Neisseria meningitidis harbors:
- a CDS encoding MFS transporter, translated to MTHTASKTPKFWLTITAAAFILLITIGMRMTLGLFVQPVVNTTELSIAQFSLIIAVFQLMWGVSQPLSGALADRFGAFRVLSGGAVLLVCACLIAPNIPTYWGLMIAVGLLLAFGTGSGGFSIIMGQVAAQVPAHKRGLASGLVNAGGSAGQFLFAPLVQGLVVLPEVGWTGTFYVWGAIALLTLPVSWWLAGGNNAAHTQHAQATHGQSLGEAVKTAFKTPSYILLHLSFFACGFHIAFLVTHLPTEVALCGLPATVASTSIAIIGLANIAGCIFSGWCTSRVRGKYVLFGLYASRAAMILIYIFSPKTDLNFYIFAAALGFTWLATVTPTASITGKLFGTRYLATLFGLTMLSHQIGGFLGSYIGGIVITQFGDYGWMWYADALLAGTAALLNLPIREPRTAA
- a CDS encoding RNA polymerase sigma-54 factor, whose amino-acid sequence is MTLLGIKLKQTQQLNQRLQQSLRVLQMSGIELEREVENWLSDNPLLERKDTDEFSDAEFSHYTAPARQIGGDEGEDMLSNIAGEQDFKQYLHAQVCEHPLSDQESACVHILIDFLDEQGYLTDSIEDILDHTPLEWMLDEAMLKQALTALKKFDPAGVAAADLNESLILQIERSGECAAKPSALHIVRNALDSIDGNRSQTLARIKKRLPQTDSGTLEAALDLIASLNPFPAVGFASSTPTPYSDEALANLLAFRGMEVSRRTIAKYRESFEIPAAHKRKTAE
- the katA gene encoding catalase KatA encodes the protein MTTSKCPVTHLTMNNGAPVADNQNSLTAGPRGPLLAQDLWLNEKLADFVREVIPERRMHAKGSGAFGTFTVTHDITKYTRAKIFSEVGKKTEMFARFTTVAGERGAADAERDIRGFALKFYTEEGNWDVVGNNTPVFFLRDPRKFPDLNKAVKRDPRTNMRSATNNWDFWTLLPEALHQVTIVMSDRGIPAGYRHMHGFGSHTYSFWNEAGERFWVKFHFRTQQGIKNLTNEEAAKIIADDRESHQRDLYEAIERGEFPKWTMYIQVMPEADAEKVPYHPFDLTKVWPKKDYPLIEVGEFELNRNPENFFADVEQSAFAPSNLVPGVGASPDKMLQARLFNYADAQRYRLGVNFRQIPVNRPRCPVHSNQRDGQGRADGNYGSLPHYEPNSFGQWQQQPDFAEPPLKINGDAAHWDYRQDDDDYFSQPRALFNLMNDAQKQALFGNTAAAMGDAPDFIKYRHIRNCYRCDPAYGEGVAKALGLTVEDAQAARATDPALGQAGLL
- a CDS encoding glycosyltransferase family 4 protein, with protein sequence MKIVFITTVASSIYGFRAPVIKKLIGKNHQVYAFVSEFSDNELDIIREMGVTPVTYRSNRSGLNPFSDIKSTFLIFKELKKISPDLVFPYFAKPVIFGTFAAKLAGVPRIVGMLEGLGFAFTPQPEGIPLKTKIIKGILITLYRIALPMLESLIVLNPDDKDELTDKYGIKIKNIHILGGIGLDLRQYPYSEADIPDEKEPVKFLFIGRFLKEKGIDDFIRAAEQVKDKYPDTVFTALGAIDKSRGGGDLERLAARDIIRFPGFVNNVSEVIKEHHIFVLPSYYREGVPRSTQEAMAVGRAVITTDVPGCRETVADKVNGFLIEPWNPRILAEKMIYFIENREAIRLMGNASYAIAKDKFDAEKVDLKLLDILKA